The uncultured Carboxylicivirga sp. genomic interval GAAAGTTGTAAGAGGTATGGGCTTTAACGATGCGTTTATAATGTCGTTTAAAAACGGACGTCGCATACATATTCAAAATGCCATTGCAATGCGAATGAAAGAAAAAGCAAAAGAAAAGGAACAAGCAACTACCGAAACAAAAGAAACAGCTGAAGAAAGTGAGATAGATAATCAAAGCCTGGCTACAACCAACAGCGTTTCTAACACTAAAGAAAGTTTGGTTATTCCAGCCTCCTCAGATGGTATAAGATTATAAGAACAAATAAAACAATATAAAAAGCCACCATTGCAACAATTGCTTTGGTGGCTTTTAGGTATAACAGACTATTATTGATGTAGCTCTTGCCTTATGTACGTAATTATTTTCCAGCGATCATCGGGTAATACCTGCGCAGCATGCGATCCCATCATTCCATATCCGGTGGTAATTACATGAAATATCTCTCCATCCGGATTCGTTCTAATCTTATCCGACAAAAGGCTGGCAGGTGGGTAAGGATATTTTCCTGAAGTATATAAAAATCCTTGACCATCGCCTTTATCACCATGACAGTTGATACAGTATATGCCGAATAGTTCTTTCCCTCTTTCCACAATTTCTGCTTCTTGATGATAAGGATTCTCTAATTCCTGACCTGCCCATGTTCTATTTACTTCTGTTAATTCAAAATCATATGGAATCATCTCCCTCGGTACTGTTCCTTCTGGAGGTAACTGATTGGTTTTGCCATCAGACCAAACAGGATTATCTGTATAAGTTTCGTATGCCTGCGATTGCTCCATATCAGGAAAATAACTATACCCTGGGTGATTCCTGTTTTTATCACACGAAGCTAGTACTACAAGTAACCCAACACTCAGTGTAAATATTTTTATCGATTTTTTCATATCAGCGAATGTTGTCATATTCAAAACTTTCTTTAAAGTATGGATGATTTTCAGGAACAACAGGTGCTTTAGCAAATTGCCTGAAGAATAAAAACAAAAAGAAGCCCAAAACAAGAACTGTCATGCCTATCTCAAGTATACCAAATTCGGCATGTTGCACAACTCCTGGCCAGATAGCAACATACAGATCAACCCAATGCCCAATAAAAACAATAACAGCAGCTATTAATAGCCAATTTATTTTTCGTTTGGTACCACGTGGCATTAGTAGTAAAAAAGGTGTTAGAAAGTTAACAAGAACATTGCCCCAAAAAACCATTTCAAAATCGTTCTGACGAGTTACAAAATAAACTGTTTCTTCAGGTATGTTACTATACCAAATCAACAGATATTGCGATATCCATAAGTACATCCAAAAAATACTAAAGCCAAATAAGTATTTTCCTAAATCATGTAAGTGTTCATCATTAACATGATCCATGTATCCCATCTTCCTTAATACGAACAGAAGAATTATGATAACAGATACGGCCGACACAAAAGAACTAACAAAAATATACCATCCAAAAAGAGTACTATACCAATGGGCATCTACCGACATAATCCAGTCCCATGCAGATGTTGAACTTGTAATGGCAAACAAAACAATAAAAATACCTGCCCAATTTCGAGTTCGCGTAAATATTTTTAAATCGCTTGAGTCATCTGAGGCTAAGGAAAGTTTCCTGATTTTACGAACTAAAAATGTCCA includes:
- a CDS encoding cytochrome c → MKKSIKIFTLSVGLLVVLASCDKNRNHPGYSYFPDMEQSQAYETYTDNPVWSDGKTNQLPPEGTVPREMIPYDFELTEVNRTWAGQELENPYHQEAEIVERGKELFGIYCINCHGDKGDGQGFLYTSGKYPYPPASLLSDKIRTNPDGEIFHVITTGYGMMGSHAAQVLPDDRWKIITYIRQELHQ